The nucleotide window GGTGACGGCGGCGGCCTGTCTGCTGAGCACACAATCCAGGGCCGGCCTGATCGCCCTGGTGACCGAGTTCGTGGCGATGGCCTGGGTCATGCGTACGGCCTTAGCCAAATGGACGGCGGGGGTGGTGACGCTCGGCTTGGTGCTCGTCGTGCTGCTCGCGGTCTGGCTCAAGCCGCCGGTGCCGGTGGGGGAGCAACAGGCAGTGCAGAGTTCGATTCCGGTCAGGACCGGCCTAGCGACCATCGTCCACCGGTTCGACATCTGGAAATTCACCTTGTCGGAGATCGGCGAGCACTGGCTCGTCGGCGTGGGGTACGGAGGGCAAACGTATTCGATGCTGTATGGAGACGATGCAGAAACGGTCGTTCCCGGACATGCGGCCGTGAAGGCGCAAGGCGCCCACAACATCTTGTTGTACCTGGCCCTTCACGTGGGCGTGGCAGGAATGGCGCTGTTTCTCGGATTCTATGTGTCCATGGTACGCACGACCATGAACGGCTATCGAACGGCCACGGACAGATTTTCGAGATTGGTGCTGGCGGGCACGGTCGGGAGTATGATTGGGTTGTTCGTTCGCCTGCAATTTGATCAAATGTTGGTCGGGGCTCTGGCGGTCTTCTTCTGGATGTTGGTGGGCATGAGCATCCTCGCTCTGCCTTCGCGGGACGATCGCGAAGACGAAGCCGTTTCGAGCTGATTCCTATGCGTCTGACCGTCGTCAAAATCTTTCAGCGTCTTCTCGGTCGCTACGGGGACGCGCTGGTCCACTATCGATCGGTGATCGTCGTGCTGAGCCAGGCGGGCCTCGTCGTCGCGGCGAACGTCACGGCCTTCGCGCTCCGCTTCGACGGAGAAATTTCCCCCTTCTACGGCGCGCTGTTGCTCCGCGGCTTGCCCGTCATCGTGGCGGTGTATTGGCTGGGTCTGTTCGTCTTCGGTATTCAACATGGTCTGTGGCGATATGTGGGGTTGCACGATCTGGGACGCATCCTCTGGGCGTCGGTCGCCGGGGCCGTGGGTTCGTATGCGGTGCTGCACGGGCTCTTCGGATGGGTGGAGTATCCGCGCTCGGTGCTCATCCTCACGGGGTTGCTGAGCGGCCTCTATCTGGCGGGGATCCGGTTGGCGGTGCGGTGGTTCCGCGAATGGATTCAGGTCTGGAGCCCGATGACCAGACGAGTCCTCATCGTCGGCGCGGGCAATGCGAGCGAGCTGCTCGTGCGGGACATGTTGAGCGACGGCCGCTACCACTATCGTCCTGTCGGACTGATCGACGACGATCCGGTGAAACAACGGATGAAGATTCACGGGATTTCGGTAGCCGGGAGGATCGCGGACATTCCGGAGGTCTCCAGGCGGCTGGTGGTCCATGAAATCATCGTGGCGATCCCCTCGGCGTCGAACGTCCTGAAGCAAAAAATTCTGGCCGCGGCCGAAGGCTGCAAAGTTCCCATCAAGATCCTGCCGAGCGTCAAGCAGCTGTTGGCGGACCCGGCCGCCTTCAGACAGGTTCGACCGATGAGCCTGGAGGATCTGCTCCAGCGCGAGCCGGTGCAAACCGAGCGCGAGGAATTGCATCCCCTCCTGGAAGGGAGACGGGTGCTCGTGACCGGCGCCGGTGGATCGATCGGATCGGAGCTGTGCCGGCAGATCGCCCATTATCAGCCGGCGTTGCTGGTGCTCTTCGAACGGTACGAGAACAGCCTGCACGCGTTGGATCTCGAACTCCGGAGGCGGTTTCCACGGGTCAATATCGTTTCCGCCGTGGGCGACGTCACTCTGCCGGAACGGGTGGCGGACGTCATGGGTCAGACCCGGCCTGAGCTGGTGTTTCATGCGGCGGCGCACAAGCATGTCCCTCTCATGGAAATGAATCCCAAGGAGGCCGTCCGCAACAACGTGCTGGGGACCAGGACCATGGCGGAAGCGTCGTTGCAAGCCGGTGTGGAACGGTTTGTGCTGATTTCGACGGACAAGGCCGTGAACCCGACGAGCGTGATGGGAGCGTCCAAACGGGTGGCGGAAGATCTGATCCAGCGGTTGAATCTCAGGGCGACGGCGAAATTCACCGTCGTGCGATTCGGAAACGTCCTCGGGAGCAACGGCAGCGTGGTCCCCTTGTTCGCTGAACAGATTCGCGCGGGGGGGCCGGTTACGGTGACGCATCCGGACATTACCCGTTTCTTCATGACGATTCCCGAAGCGGTGCAGTTGGTCCTGCAGGCCAGCGTCCTCGGCCAGGGCGGGGATGTGTTCGTGCTCGACATGGGCGAGCAGATCAAGGTGGTCGATCTCGCGAGAAACATGATCGTGTTGTCTGGGCTCGTTCCGGAGGAAGATGTCCGCATCACCTACGTCGGGCTTCGTCCCGGCGAGAAACTGTTCGAAGAGTTGTTCGAAGAGGGAGAGCAGGTCGAACCGACCGCACACGCCAAGATCCGCCGTGCCGTGAAGGATCGTGTGCGCGGGGAAGGCGAAGTCGATCGGATCGTCGCGGGGTTGGAAGCGGCGGTCGGCCACGGCGACGACGAGGCCGTGATCCGGGCGCTGCAGGAGGCCGTTCCGACCTACAGGCCCCTCGCTCCCCCGAAACCCCAGCCCATTCTGTAAGCGCGTGTGCGCGCGTCGTTCAAGAGAGCCGAAAGAACCCGATCACGGTCGCCCTCCGCGATGGGAACCGCGCGATGGGAACCGATCGGCTCGCGGTGCGGTCGGACGGGATGCCGATGCGATGGCTAACGGGGAGGACGTATGAGAGGCGTGGTGCTGGCGGGAGGATTGGGGACGAGATTGTTGCCGTTGACCAAGGTCACGAACAAGCATCTGCTGCCGGTGTTCAATTGCCCGATGATTTATTATCCCATTCACACGCTCGCCAACGCCGGCATCGACGAGATCATGCTCGTGACCGGAGGCAACAGCGCGGGCGATTTCTTGAAACTCCTGGGCAACGGCAAAGAGTTCGGCCTTAAACGGTTGAACTACACGTATCAGGAAGGCGAAGGCGGCATCGCCGATGCCCTCCGGCTGGCGGAGCACTTCGCCGACGGAGAGCCGGTGTGTGTGATCCTCGGGGACAACATTATCGAGGGTAACATCGCCGCGGCCGCGCGTGCGTTTCGCGAGCAGCGGAACGGCGCCAAAATCCTGTTGAAGGAAGTGAACGATCCGCAACGATTCGGCGTGCCGGTGTTGCAAGGCACGCGCGTCATTCGGATCGAGGAGAAGCCGGCCAATCCCCCGTCGCCCTATGCCGTCACGGGCATCTACTTCTACGATGCCGAGGTGTTCGAGATCATCAAGACGCTGAAGCCGTCGGGGCGTGGCGAATTGGAGATCACGGATGTGAACAACGCGTATATTCGGGCCGGCACGCTGACCTGGAACCTGCTCGAAGGCTGGTGGACGGATGCCGGCACGATCGAATCGCTCCATCATGCGCATCAACTGGTCAGCCGGACGGGAGCGAATAAGAAGGAGATAGGTTCAGGAGTAGCCTTATGAGAATTCTGGTCACCGGAGGAGCCGGATTCATCGGATCGCATCTGGTCCGTCGCCTGATCGTGGGAGGCGGCCACGAGGTCGTCAACTTGGATGCGCTGACATATTCCGGCAACCTCGCCAACCTGCAGGATCTCGAGGGAGACCGGCGGTATCGATTTGTGCACGGCGATATTGCCGATCAGCCGTTGGTGGAGCGGGTCTTGCGCGAGCACCGGATCGACGCCGTCGTCAATGCGGCCGCGGAGACGCATGTCGATCGGTCGATTATGGATCCGGGGACCTTTGCGCACACGGACGTCGTCGGAACCGGCGTGTTGCTGGAGGAAGCCAGGCGCGCCGGCATCTCCCGGTTCCTGCAGGTCAGCACCGACGAAGTCTACGGCAGCGTCGAAACCGGAAGTTCGACGGAGGAGGCGCCGCTCGCTCCGCGCAGCCCCTATTCCGCAAGCAAGGCCGGCGGGGAACTGCTCGTGTTGAGTTACTGGACGACGTTCGGCTTTCCGGTGATGGTGACGCGCGGCAGCAACACCTACGGCCCCAACCAGTATCCGGAGAAGTTCATTCCCTTATTCATCACCAACGCGATCGACGACCAGGCGCTTCCGTTATATGGAGATGGGCGTCAGCGCCGTGATTGGCTGGCGGTCGAGGATCATTGCGCGGCGATCGACCATGTATTGCTCCGGGGCGAGCCGGGGCAGATCTACAATATCGGCGGCGGCAACGAACGGGACAATATCACCGTTGCGGAGCGGCTGCTGGCCTGCCTCGGCAAGCCGACCCGGCTCATCCAATTCGTCCGTGACCGTCCGGGACACGATCGGCGTTATGCGGTCGATTGCGCCAAGCTGCAGCGGCTTGGATGGCAGCCGTCCGTCTCGTTCGACGATGGGCTGAAGGCCACCGTCGAATGGTACCGGACGCATGAATCCTGGTGGCGTCCCCTCAAGTCGGGCGAGTTCCGTCGCTATTATGAGGAGCAATACGGGAAGCGACTCACAGATTAGGCTGAGGTTGAGGCTGACTCCTCCTGAAGCGCACTTGACCTGAACCACAACCTGAACCTTTCTTAATATGCGCATCTTAATTACCGGCGCACAAGGCCAACTTGGTTTCGCATTGCGGCAGGCGCTTAGAAGCGAGACCCTGATCCTGAAGGACTTGCCCGAGTTCGATGTGACGGCCCCGTCGTGTGAGGAGCAGATCGTTCAAGCCCGGCCCGACGTCGTGGTGCACGCCGCCGCCTATACCAATGTTGATGGAGCGGAGCGGGAACCGGACCAGGCCAGGGCGGTCAACGTCGCGGGGACGACCGCCGTGGCGCGCGCGGCGGGGCGGATCGGCAGCAGGTTGATCTACATTTCGACGGACTACGTGTTCGACGGCGTCAAGGCCGCGCCGTATACGGAAGAAGATCTTACCAACCCCCTCAACGTGTACGGCCGGTCGAAGCAGGAAGGGGAAGCGGCGGCCGCCGAACAGTGCGAGAATTGCCTCGTCGTCCGCACGGCCTGGCTTTACGGACAGGGTGGACAGAATTTCGTCAAGACGATCATGCGGCTCGCCGGCGAACGGCCGACGCTGGAGGTCGTGGCGGACCAGCGGGGATGTCCGACGTTCGCCGACGATCTGGTTCACGCGCTGTGCGACCTGATCCCAAGCAGGCTCACGGGAGTCTGTCACGCGACGAACAGCGGAAGCAGCACGTGGTACGAATTCGCCGACACGATTGTGCGGCTGGCCGGTGGCGCAGCCGTGGTCCGTCCGATCACCACCGCTGAATCCTCGCGTCCGGCGAAGCGTCCTCCGTACAGCGTCTTGGCGTATGGACGTCTGGGACTGGTGCGGCCTCCCCTGCCGGATTGGCGCGATGCGCTGCATCGGTTCATGAGACAGAGCCGTTCGTCCGGTCCGGCGGTGCGCTCGTAAGGCGGCGCCTCGGTGCGCGGGCCGCCGAAGGTTTTTTGTTTGCACCGTCGCGTCGAGTCGGTATGATGACGGCGTGAGCGACCCCGAGGGACGTCCATCACAATGACCAAATCTCGAGCCGCCACGCGTCGCGGTCAGAAGGCGGCCGGCAAGGGGCTCGCTGGCAAGCTCAAGGGGATTCGGTTGTTTGCGACCGACGTCGACGGGGTGCTGACCGACGGCGGCATGTACTATGCCGAATCCGGAGACGAGTGGAAAAAATTCAACACCCGCGACGGGATGGGAATCAAACTGCTCCAGCGCGCGGGACTACTGACCGCGATCGTGACCCAGGAACGCACCAAGCTGGTCGCCAGGCGCGCTGAAAAGCTGGCGATCCCGGAGGTGCATCAGGGCGTGATGGACAAGCTGGCCCTGATCCGGGAGATGGCGGCCAGACACGGGTTGACGATGGAGCAGGTGGCGTACATCGGCGACGACATCAACGATCTCGCCACCCTCAAGGCGGCCGGCTTTTCGGCGGCTCCGTTCGACGGGGTGCGGCAGGTGGTCACGGCGGTCGATTACGTGTGTCGCAAGAAGGGCGGCGAAGGAGCCGTTCGGGAAGTCATCGACATGATTCTTGATGCGCGCAGCGGTTTCGGGGAGGGCTAGTCGAATGAAGGATCGAACGGCGGTATATCCCGTCATCATGGCGGGCGGCAGCGGCACCAGATTCTGGCCGTTGAGCCGGCATCTGTTTCCCAAACAGCTGCTTCGCATCATCGGCGATGAGACCTTGATCCAGCAGACGATGAGACGGGTGATTCATGCGGCGCCGGCCGAACGGGTATTGATCTCGACCAATCCAGCTCAGGCGGAGTCGATCCGGATTCAACTCGGGGAATGGAAGGATGCGATCAAGGACAACTTCGTGCTCGAGCCGGAAGGCAGGAACACGGCTCCCGCCATCGCCCTGGCCGCGCTGGAACTGGTCCGCCGCGATCCGGACGCGGTGATGCTGGTCGTGCCTGCGGATCATATCGTCAAGGGGCAGAAGGAGTTCGACGCCGCAGTCGGGCTTGCGGCGGAGCTGGCCGCGCAGGGATATCTCGTGACGTTCGGCATCAAGCCGACCAGACCCGAAACCGGCTACGGCTATATCAAGCCCAACAAACGGGTCACCGTCGGCACACAGGGGAAGCTCAAGGGCCATCCGGTGAGCCGTTTCGTGGAAAAGCCCAACGCCGCCAAGGCGGTGCAGTACATGAAGGCGAAGGAATACTACTGGAACAGCGGCATGTTCGTCTGGCGGGCCGCGACGATCCTCGAGGAAGTCCGGCGCCATCAACCGGCGCTGTTCAAGGGGATGGCACGCATCCGCGAGTTGATGCGGGCGGGAGGGATGAGAGGGGCGATCGACAAAGAATACAAGAAACTGGCTCCGGTGTCCGTCGATACCGGGGTCATGGAGCGGTCCACCAAGTCGGCCGTCGTGCCGGTCGCCTTTGAATGGTCGGATGTCGGGAGTTGGGGCAGCCTCGACGAGGTGGCTCCCAAGGACAAGGCCGGCAACATCGTCGGAGGCCGGGTCGTTGATCTCGGCAGCCGACGGTCCGTCGTCTACGGAGACCGACGCGTCGTGGCGACGATCGGGTTGACCGACATGGTGGTGGTCGATACTCCCGATGCCACGCTGGTCTGTCCGAAGAACCGGGCCCAGGATGTGAAGAAGGTCGTGGACATCCTCAAGCAGCAGGGCGCTCCCGAGCATCTCGAACACGTCACCGTCCATCGGCCGTGGGGATCCTATACCGTGCTGGAGGAAGGGGACGGGTACAAGGTGAAGCGAGTGACGGTGAAACCGGGCGGGAGATTGTCGCTGCAATTGCATCACCGGAGGAGCGAGCATTGGGTGGTCATCGCCGGCACGGCAAAGGTGACCAGGGGCGACGACGTCTTCGATCTCCAAGTCGGGCAGAGCACGGCCATTCCGGTCGAGACGCGTCACCGCCTGGAGAATTTCGGCCGCAACACGCTGCACATCATCGAAGTGCAGAACGGGCCGTATCTCGGCGAGGATGATATCGTCCGGTTCAAGGACGAGTACGGACGGACCGCGCAGGGTTGAGTCGGAGCAGGAGCCGGCATGGGGCTTTTTCGAGAGTATGATCTGCGGGGCATCGTCGGCAAGGAGCTGACCGACCCGATCGCCGAACAGGTAGGACGCGCCTATGCCACCTATGTCAAGGATCGGGATGTGAAGACGATCTCCGTCGGCCGTGACGGCCGGCTGAGCTCTCCCGGGCTTTTTCAGGCGCTGGTGCGGGGACTGCTCGGCGGCGGGTTGAATATCGTGGACGTCGGCGTTTGTCCCTCCCCGTTGGTCTATTTCTCGCTGTTCACCTTGCCGGTCGAGGGTGGGATCATGATCACCGGCAGCCACAACGCGGCCGAATACAACGGGTTCAAGATCTGCGTCGGCAAGGAGGCCATTCACGGAGAGGCGATTCAGGACCTTCGCCGCATCTTGGAGGCCGGCCGGTTCGTCTCCGGACAGGGTCGGTTGTCCGAGCACCCGATCATTCCCGACTATCTCGCCTACATCAAGCGCAGTTTCCCTGATGTCAACGGCAAACGGCTGCACGTCGTCATCGATTGCGGCAACGGGGCGGCGGCCCTGGTGGCCAAACAGGCGCTCGAATTGTTGGGTTGCCGCGTGACCGGGCTCTACTGCGACCTGGACGGTCGGTTTCCGAATCATCATCCCGATCCGACCGTGCTGGAAAATCTCCACGATCTGATGGAGGCCGTCAAGCGGCATCAGGCGGACGTAGGCATCGGCTACGACGGCGACGCCGACCGGATCGGGGCCATCGACGAACAAGGGCATGTGTTGTGGGGAGACCGACTGCTCGTGGTCTATGCGCGCGACATCCTGGCCTCCAAGCCGGGGAGCACGATCATCTCGGAGGTGAAAGCCTCCCAGAGCCTGTATGACGATATCGCCAAACAGGGCGGTCGGCCGGTCATGTGGAAAACAGGCCATTCGCTGATCAAGTCCAAAATGAAAAGCGAAAATGCCGTATTGGCCGGCGAGATGTCGGGACACATGTTTTTCGCCGACCGCTATTTCGGTTATGATGACGCAATTTACGCGTCCTGCCGCCTGATCGAGATCCTGTCCAAGAGATCCCGACCTCTCTCCTCTCTCGTGGCGGACCTTCCACAGACTTCGGTGACGCCTGAGATCCGCGTCGACATGCCGGATACGGTCAAGTTCGACGTGGTCAAACGGGTCCACGAGCGCTTCGCCGGCTACCTCAAGACAGGGCATGAAATCGGACAGTACCGCCTGCCGCTTCGCGACCTGGTCACGATCGACGGGGTACGTGCCATTTTCGACGACGGATGGGGCTTGATCCGCGCCTCCAATACGCAGCCGGCGCTGGTCTTGCGCTTCGAGGCGACCTCGCCCGCCCGCCTCAAGGCGATCCGCACCACGGTCGAGCATGAGTTGGCCGATGCGAAGCACTCATTGGGACAGTAGCAGGCTGTTGAGAAAGTCCGCCAGCGGCGTTCCCTGCCTTCGCCGAAGCGCTTCGCGCAGGCCGGTCGTGTCGCTCAGAGGCTCAGAGGGGACTGGCTCCCGCCGTAGCCTGGCGAAGGCGGGTGCCTGTCCCAGTTTCCAGCAACGGGGACAGTCGCCGATCGGAAGGGCGACAATCCCCGAGCTGCGGCCTTGCCTGTGGAATGGCGCGTGTTGGCGCGCCGGGGTTGGGCGGGTGAGAACCGAGGCCTTTCTGAACAGCCTGCAGGGCATGCTGATGGCGTCCGTGACCTCAGACACGACTCCAGGTCCGAGGTCATCACGTAGTTTGTCAACACACTGTTAGCTCGTTGGTTCCCTCCTTCTCCCTGCAAACCGTTTCCCATTCTACGGCGCGGTGGTTGCTCGCCGCCTCGCTCCTCGCCTCGCTCCTCGGAGATCCGGTTCGGACCCGGGCGGAGACCCGCCCGCTCTTGCCGGCCGTGCAGGCCGGCGAACGGCTGACCTATGAGCTGTCTTGGCTCAGCATCCTGGCCGGAACCGCCGTGCTCGAGGTTGCGGAGGCCGGCAACGCGCATGCTTCGCTCAAACTCATGATGACGGCGCAGTCCAGCCCGAAGGTCACCCGGTTCTATCCGGTGGACAATCGGGTGGAATCATTGGTGAGCCGCGACACGTTTCTCTCGGAACACATGACCTTCCATCGGCGGGAGGGCAAGCGCAAGAATGATTTCGACTACACCTTCCACCACGATCAAGAGACGGTGACCGCGGTCAAGGACGGCGCGTCGGAGACCCTGCCCATTCCTCCCGACACGTTCGACGCGATTTCCTGTCTGTACTATGTCCGCAGCCTCCCTCGGCTCACGCCGGGCACCACGGAATCGCTCAATGTTCACCATGACAAGAAGAACTACAAGCTCGAAGTACGTGTGGAGGGCATGGAAGCGATCAACGGCTCGTGGGGAAAGGCGGAGGCGATCCGCTTGTTGGTGATCATGCCGTTTCAAGGGATCTTTTTGAACCAGGGCAATATCCGCGTGTGGCTGACCAACGACGCCCGGCGCATTCCGCTGAGAATGAAGGCTCGAGTGATCATCGGCTCGATCGTGGCCGACCTCGTGAGCGGTCTGCCGGGCGGCGCGTCTCACCCTTGAAAGGGTGACATGTTTCATTGCTCGTCCCGTCGCAGACAGGCTATAATTGCCTGCGATCATCCCATTCGGACAGGGTTCGCGGGCCCTTCAGACGCCGCTCATTCATGGCACTTCATTCGCTGACGCTTGAGCAGTACTTCAATCGAAGCCACATGGACGTCCCGGGAGGGGGCGCCCTCTTCACGACCCTCCTGTCGCACGTGGGATTGGTGGGCAAGCTCCTGTCCCGCGACCTTCGCCTGGCCGGTCTCCTCAATGTGCTCGGCACGAGCGGGGATACGAACGTGCAGGGCGAAGCGGTCAAGAAACTGGATCAAATCGCCAACGAAACCTGCGTGCAGGTCTTCCAGCGGAGCGACGTCGTGTGCGCCCTCGCCTCGGAGGAAATGGAAAAGCCGGTGATCGTTTCGAAGCCGGGGCCGCAGGCGCCGTATATGGTCCTGTTCGATCCCCTCGACGGCTCCTCGAATACCGATGTCAACATGCCGCTCGGGTCCATATTTTCGATCGTCACCCACCAGCCGGCCGACCGGGCGCCGGGAGAGCGGGACCTGTTGCGGAAGGGTACGGATCAGCTGGCGGCCGGCTATCTCCTCTTCGGCCCCAGCACGATCTTCGTCGTGGCCACGGGAAAAGGCGTGCACGGGTTTACGCTCGATCCGGGACTCGGCGAGTATCTGCTGTCGCACGAGCACATGACGATCCCGACTCGCGGCAAGATCTACGCGGTGAATGAGGGAAATTATCGGAAGTGGCCCGACGGGACGAAGCGGTATTTCGATCAGTTGAAGACGGACGATAAGGCGACCGGGCGGCCCTATACCGGGCGCTATTCAGGCTGCCTGGTCGCCGACGTGCATCGTATTCTACTCAACGGAGGCATCTATCTGTATCCGGCGGAGGCCAAGAAGCCGGAAGGGAAACTCCGGCTGCTCTATGAGGCGAACCCTCTGGCGCTGATCGTCGAGCAGGCAGGCGGACTGGCGAGCACGGGAACAAAGCGGATTCTCGACGTCGAACCGGAGCGGTTGCATCAGCGGGTTCCGCTTCTGATCGGGAGCCGGGACGACGTGCGGGAGGCGGAAGCCTTTTTTGCCAAGTCGTAAGGGGCCTCATGCGGTCCTGGAGCGGGAGTCCGTGCCCCCCGCGACCTGCCGAGAGCGTGGCGTGAATTCTGCGGTCTTAGGCCGAGGCGTTGCGAAACGAGAAATGAGTTGAAGGGCTGTTTCAACAGCTCGATTGGGAGGGACACATGGCTGACAGGATTCAAGAGATTTTAAGTTGGTACGGCAGCGACAACGCAGGGACCAAGACCAACATCGCGCGCCTCCTGCGGAGCGGAAAGCTCGGGGGCACAGGCAAGCTCGTCATTCTTCCCGTGGATCAGGGATTCGAGCACGGCCCAGCCAGAAGCTTTGCGCCGAATGCGGCGGGGTACGATCCGCTGTATCATTTCCAATTGGCCATCGACGCCGGGTGCAATGCCTACGCGGCCCCGTTGGGGTTCTTGGAAGCGGGAGCGAGCCATTTCGCCGGCCAGATCCCGCTGATCTTGAAACTGAACAATCACGACGTGTTGCACGACGACAAGGATCCGCTTCCTTCCGTCACCGGCAGCGTCCGTGATGCGCTTCGGCTGGGATGCGCGGCCGTCGGCTTCACGATCTATCCAGGATCGGCCCACTGCAACGCCATGTACGAGCAATTGCGCGCCATCGGGGAGGAAGCGAAGGACAACGGGCTTGCGTTGGTGGTGTGGTCGTATCCCCGCGGCTCCGCCCTCAGCA belongs to Nitrospira sp. and includes:
- a CDS encoding DUF3108 domain-containing protein; the encoded protein is MLAASLLASLLGDPVRTRAETRPLLPAVQAGERLTYELSWLSILAGTAVLEVAEAGNAHASLKLMMTAQSSPKVTRFYPVDNRVESLVSRDTFLSEHMTFHRREGKRKNDFDYTFHHDQETVTAVKDGASETLPIPPDTFDAISCLYYVRSLPRLTPGTTESLNVHHDKKNYKLEVRVEGMEAINGSWGKAEAIRLLVIMPFQGIFLNQGNIRVWLTNDARRIPLRMKARVIIGSIVADLVSGLPGGASHP
- a CDS encoding mannose-1-phosphate guanylyltransferase/mannose-6-phosphate isomerase, whose protein sequence is MKDRTAVYPVIMAGGSGTRFWPLSRHLFPKQLLRIIGDETLIQQTMRRVIHAAPAERVLISTNPAQAESIRIQLGEWKDAIKDNFVLEPEGRNTAPAIALAALELVRRDPDAVMLVVPADHIVKGQKEFDAAVGLAAELAAQGYLVTFGIKPTRPETGYGYIKPNKRVTVGTQGKLKGHPVSRFVEKPNAAKAVQYMKAKEYYWNSGMFVWRAATILEEVRRHQPALFKGMARIRELMRAGGMRGAIDKEYKKLAPVSVDTGVMERSTKSAVVPVAFEWSDVGSWGSLDEVAPKDKAGNIVGGRVVDLGSRRSVVYGDRRVVATIGLTDMVVVDTPDATLVCPKNRAQDVKKVVDILKQQGAPEHLEHVTVHRPWGSYTVLEEGDGYKVKRVTVKPGGRLSLQLHHRRSEHWVVIAGTAKVTRGDDVFDLQVGQSTAIPVETRHRLENFGRNTLHIIEVQNGPYLGEDDIVRFKDEYGRTAQG
- the rfbD gene encoding dTDP-4-dehydrorhamnose reductase; the protein is MRILITGAQGQLGFALRQALRSETLILKDLPEFDVTAPSCEEQIVQARPDVVVHAAAYTNVDGAEREPDQARAVNVAGTTAVARAAGRIGSRLIYISTDYVFDGVKAAPYTEEDLTNPLNVYGRSKQEGEAAAAEQCENCLVVRTAWLYGQGGQNFVKTIMRLAGERPTLEVVADQRGCPTFADDLVHALCDLIPSRLTGVCHATNSGSSTWYEFADTIVRLAGGAAVVRPITTAESSRPAKRPPYSVLAYGRLGLVRPPLPDWRDALHRFMRQSRSSGPAVRS
- the rfbB gene encoding dTDP-glucose 4,6-dehydratase; this encodes MRILVTGGAGFIGSHLVRRLIVGGGHEVVNLDALTYSGNLANLQDLEGDRRYRFVHGDIADQPLVERVLREHRIDAVVNAAAETHVDRSIMDPGTFAHTDVVGTGVLLEEARRAGISRFLQVSTDEVYGSVETGSSTEEAPLAPRSPYSASKAGGELLVLSYWTTFGFPVMVTRGSNTYGPNQYPEKFIPLFITNAIDDQALPLYGDGRQRRDWLAVEDHCAAIDHVLLRGEPGQIYNIGGGNERDNITVAERLLACLGKPTRLIQFVRDRPGHDRRYAVDCAKLQRLGWQPSVSFDDGLKATVEWYRTHESWWRPLKSGEFRRYYEEQYGKRLTD
- a CDS encoding O-antigen ligase family protein encodes the protein MSSSPQPVTLSWYFDATIRLVLLVYVATLPFKKLLVVERHGFLVLLALLVIWCASRRRFFYRKTPYDLWLLAFVLWVGLTIPFAAYPSYSFKEYGKLLQGMTVLYAVVWFLADARSRKILLLVPGTSLLIVSSYGLTQFNIANPQAVVSTFPAEVWLTTFLVMTLPYALAAAYGDHSSDARWIGAVLSVTAAACLLSTQSRAGLIALVTEFVAMAWVMRTALAKWTAGVVTLGLVLVVLLAVWLKPPVPVGEQQAVQSSIPVRTGLATIVHRFDIWKFTLSEIGEHWLVGVGYGGQTYSMLYGDDAETVVPGHAAVKAQGAHNILLYLALHVGVAGMALFLGFYVSMVRTTMNGYRTATDRFSRLVLAGTVGSMIGLFVRLQFDQMLVGALAVFFWMLVGMSILALPSRDDREDEAVSS
- a CDS encoding nucleoside-diphosphate sugar epimerase/dehydratase, with translation MRLTVVKIFQRLLGRYGDALVHYRSVIVVLSQAGLVVAANVTAFALRFDGEISPFYGALLLRGLPVIVAVYWLGLFVFGIQHGLWRYVGLHDLGRILWASVAGAVGSYAVLHGLFGWVEYPRSVLILTGLLSGLYLAGIRLAVRWFREWIQVWSPMTRRVLIVGAGNASELLVRDMLSDGRYHYRPVGLIDDDPVKQRMKIHGISVAGRIADIPEVSRRLVVHEIIVAIPSASNVLKQKILAAAEGCKVPIKILPSVKQLLADPAAFRQVRPMSLEDLLQREPVQTEREELHPLLEGRRVLVTGAGGSIGSELCRQIAHYQPALLVLFERYENSLHALDLELRRRFPRVNIVSAVGDVTLPERVADVMGQTRPELVFHAAAHKHVPLMEMNPKEAVRNNVLGTRTMAEASLQAGVERFVLISTDKAVNPTSVMGASKRVAEDLIQRLNLRATAKFTVVRFGNVLGSNGSVVPLFAEQIRAGGPVTVTHPDITRFFMTIPEAVQLVLQASVLGQGGDVFVLDMGEQIKVVDLARNMIVLSGLVPEEDVRITYVGLRPGEKLFEELFEEGEQVEPTAHAKIRRAVKDRVRGEGEVDRIVAGLEAAVGHGDDEAVIRALQEAVPTYRPLAPPKPQPIL
- a CDS encoding phosphomannomutase/phosphoglucomutase, producing the protein MGLFREYDLRGIVGKELTDPIAEQVGRAYATYVKDRDVKTISVGRDGRLSSPGLFQALVRGLLGGGLNIVDVGVCPSPLVYFSLFTLPVEGGIMITGSHNAAEYNGFKICVGKEAIHGEAIQDLRRILEAGRFVSGQGRLSEHPIIPDYLAYIKRSFPDVNGKRLHVVIDCGNGAAALVAKQALELLGCRVTGLYCDLDGRFPNHHPDPTVLENLHDLMEAVKRHQADVGIGYDGDADRIGAIDEQGHVLWGDRLLVVYARDILASKPGSTIISEVKASQSLYDDIAKQGGRPVMWKTGHSLIKSKMKSENAVLAGEMSGHMFFADRYFGYDDAIYASCRLIEILSKRSRPLSSLVADLPQTSVTPEIRVDMPDTVKFDVVKRVHERFAGYLKTGHEIGQYRLPLRDLVTIDGVRAIFDDGWGLIRASNTQPALVLRFEATSPARLKAIRTTVEHELADAKHSLGQ
- a CDS encoding sugar phosphate nucleotidyltransferase, which encodes MRGVVLAGGLGTRLLPLTKVTNKHLLPVFNCPMIYYPIHTLANAGIDEIMLVTGGNSAGDFLKLLGNGKEFGLKRLNYTYQEGEGGIADALRLAEHFADGEPVCVILGDNIIEGNIAAAARAFREQRNGAKILLKEVNDPQRFGVPVLQGTRVIRIEEKPANPPSPYAVTGIYFYDAEVFEIIKTLKPSGRGELEITDVNNAYIRAGTLTWNLLEGWWTDAGTIESLHHAHQLVSRTGANKKEIGSGVAL
- a CDS encoding HAD family hydrolase, with translation MTKSRAATRRGQKAAGKGLAGKLKGIRLFATDVDGVLTDGGMYYAESGDEWKKFNTRDGMGIKLLQRAGLLTAIVTQERTKLVARRAEKLAIPEVHQGVMDKLALIREMAARHGLTMEQVAYIGDDINDLATLKAAGFSAAPFDGVRQVVTAVDYVCRKKGGEGAVREVIDMILDARSGFGEG